The following nucleotide sequence is from Aspergillus nidulans FGSC A4 chromosome I.
CGTTACCGGATCCTAAATCTATCTCTGAGCTTGCGAAGACAACCTTTGAAGCTCTGGAGGCCAAATCGTTATCTACCGACCCCAGCCCATCACAATGTATTACCTGTGATATCTGTCGGAAGACATTGACAAACAAGGAGCAGTGGCAAATACACATTAATGGAAGTGTCCATAAAAGAGTTTTGAAGAGTCTTGCAAAGAAGCGAGAGCGGGATGCATATCTACGAAAGCGGCAAGAGAATTTAGGGAACACCCTAGAGTAGGTGTTGGAAAGTACCGAAGAGCTGGACTCGGGAGCACTATCTAGGGAAAGTGTTGACAGTGACAATGTATAGAGGTTTGGTCCGTCAGATTTAGAGTAATTCGCCGATGTGTTGCTATACAACGGTCAACGTAGCGAAGGTCACAAGCTGCCTCTGTGTCGTCCAAGCTGATCAGCAAGGGTGGTAGATAGACTATCTCTGAAACGAAGCGTAGAATTCTAGCCCAAAGAGGGAACATAGCTTGCCCTTACTTGACGACCGTTTCACTAATCGCCAAGCCGATTTCGCCAGCAGTGGAGTCTGAAAAGTAGCACTTAGGGCTCTCGACGTAGGATGTACGGGTATATAAAGGTAGATAGATAAACTCATACTCGAAGAGGTGTTAATTAAGGTCATGTTGTTGAGCGCCAGGACAAGAAAGCTTGCGAAAGGATATCGCCAGTGCCGCTTTCTTCGACTTGGTATACCTCAATTACAGAAGATTTCTCTGCTTTTCGAAGCCTCCATGTTCCTCCCTCTTTGATTACCGATTTAAGCCCTAATATATAAGATGAATGAGTATATACTTCAGACAAAACGTGCGGAGACGGAACAACATACACTCCAGAAAAGTAGCCGCGAAGTTGATACAGATATTCCCGTCCCATGTTCCACGACCTGATTTCCTCACTCTGTTTGGGATGTTGGCTGTCTCGAGTTCTTCCAAGCGTCGTAGAATCCCACCCTGGTCACGGAATCCCACGACTATTTTGGGGacaccgaggaggaaggacTGCGCCCAGAATTTCAGGAGTTTCCGCTCGAATTTGACCATGTCCCAATCCTTTCTGATCTCGGCAGAGGTCTTGAGCTCCACCCAGTTGATTGGGTCTTCCTTGCGCTCTGGTTTACTGTCCCAGACTGCCGGATTGCGGTCAGAGACTTCTCTCTTTAGCCATTTGAGAAATGGAGATATAACTTACTGGCATCGACTTCTCCCCCGAGGACAAGTTTCGTCCGTCCGATACCAGTGCGCACAACTGAGCAGTATTGCGCATTATTATTCACCACAAGATTCTCCCGGCCTTCAATCTCTTCCCTGCTTGCTTCATCCCATGTCTTGTCGAGAACAGATATGGTTTCAAACTTGTAGCCTATGAGGTGTTATGGAAAGCGGCACTGTTGTTGAGAACGAATATGGTAACAAACCCCAATAAGCCATCAAGTCTTGAGAGGCCATCCCGGGTGGCATTCTTTGTTGACGCTGGAGCTGTTTCTGCTTATTTTTGTAGGCATTATTTTCCTCAATGAATCTAAGCAAGGAATACGAGTCAGATTATGATTTGCTGACTCTGTGAAGTATGGGAACATACGCACATAGTTCCCTAAGAGAACAGTCAGTTCTGGGCAAAGTTTTCGGCACTAGGCTGAGCTTACCTGGAAGCAAGTTGCGTTCATCTCAAATCTATACGCATAACATTAGCGACGAGCAGTATTCAGAACTACCATACGCACCCATTCATATCGTCAAATGGCGCAGTGAGAATCTGTTTGCCACATTATCAGCTTCAAAGTGCCATTCAGTAATAAAGAAGCTACAGCATATAGCAGCGTATATCGACCTTGGTCATCATCCCTCGCCAAGTGATGATATCGGCTTCGCATCGCTTTCCAGTCTCTTTTTCCATAGCGGCAATGGTATCTAGCAACGCATCTATATGTTCATCCGCTGCATCGTCCAGCTTCTGAAAGGTGTCGAAGCCGCGATTCAGATCCGCCGGCAGCTGCGGCGGGTAGTAGTATCGCAGGGATGAGTCTCCAAGATGAAATTTGTGTTGGTCATCATAGGAGAAACACGCAATTTCCTGTGTTTAGGTTGTCAGGAACTTCAAAATTATGGGTCGGAATATACTTATAGAACCTACCCTTGGCCGCCGAATGGCAGTATTAGATCCATAGAAGCGGCCGATGGGCTGAATGTCGAAAGTCTCCCGATTCATAATTCCTTTTACTGATATTTCTTTTGGTGATTTGGATTGGGTAGTAATATGTCAGTCCATGTAGTTTCTTGTAACGCATATGTTTTTGGTGGTTGAACGGGATGATGTCGAAGTGTTTGTAGTAATCTTAGCGGCCCTTCTGGAAGGCCCGAATCGATCGTGGCTCTCAAAGTGTCCCCACCGAAAGCTGTTCAGCGCAACACCTTCACTTCTCCAGGAAACCGGCCAATTTCGTTGCTCTCCCACTGAACATAATCTACCCACATAGTCAGGGCCGTTCTTCATTGTCGCTACCTATTTCCCAAACTCCGTTATATGCGGATTTATCACCAGACACAATGACCTCACGGATTGACAAGACGATTGCTCGACAGCGAGAGAAGTGAGTTGAGACTGCCTCCGAGGGTCCTGAAACGTTAAGAAAAACGTACATCTAACGCGCGCTTGTATTCCTTCAGGATCGCATCCGGAGCTTATTACGAAGCTCACCAACAACTACGGGTCATTGCCGCACGGTACATTAAACAGAACAATTATGATGCTGCGGCAGAGATATTGGCTGGCGGCGCTACTGCCCTCCTTAGGGCTGGATCGCAACAAGGAGCTTCAGCCAGCGGAGGTGACCTAGCTATCATGTTGGTGACTGAGGTATATGTCAAAGCAGGCTGGGAGATTGTGGggggtgatgatgatgcggagGGGCGTGCTCGTAAGAGTGAGTTCGAAGCTGTTTCACATAGTGATTAGTCTCCGTTAGGAGCCAGAATGTGCAATGCTAACAGCGTGCGATCCACAGAGCGTTTGATTGAACTTCTACGTGAATTTCCGTCAGAGGAGCCTACACGAAAGAGGTTTATCCAGGAAGCGATTGGGTGGAGTGGAAGGTTCGGATCAGTGGAGCGAGGAGACCCCGAGTTGCACCATGCTGTCGGATCTGTATACGCGGAAGGTATGGCGGGCATCGCGCCTTGAAAATGGGAAATGACATTCTCTAACGATGAATCCAGACCAAGAGCCCTATGAAGCTGAAAAGCATCTTGTGCTGGGCACCTCCGAGTCAGCTGAGACGTTGGCGAAACTTGAGTACGAGTGGTATACGAGCGACGAGCCGCATACAGCAGGCATTTATGCAGCACGTGCAGTAATCCCTTTTCTACTAATTGGCAACCTGCGCAGTGCCAACAAGGCGTTCTTAATCTTTACGTCCCGCCTCAGCTCCGCAAACCCGAGCCTTGGAGTGCAAGATGTCAGCAGTGCCACCTCTGATGTTCGGGTTTTCCCTGCGCTCCCATTATTAAACTTTCTCAacatgctgctgctcgctATTCAACGAGGAACAGCGGATTTGTTCAAGCAGTTGACCGCGCACTATGCTACGCATATCAAAGAGGCCGGGATCCTCGATGATGCGCTTCCCCAAATCGGCGAGCAGTACTTCGGGATCAATATCCCTAGGCAGGGAAATCCGCTGTTGGATATGATGGGCAGCATGTTGTTTGGAGGTGGACAGGATAGCGGTAGAAGGTCGGCTTCAGGAAGGGGTCAGTCAAGAAAAGTCGAAGCACCGCCATCAAATATGGAACTTGACTAGACAGCCCGGTGCACGGTGAATACAATTAGGGCATTAGCAGTATCCATGTGGTAAATGGGTTGTCATGTGCCGTTGACACATATTGTCGCTATACACGCGTATCGGCTTCGGGCTCGTACATCCAGTTGTCTTCATCCAGTGCGGCGACCTTATTTCTAAGACTCTGGTAAATGAGATTCAGAATTTCTGTCAATGTCAGCACCATGGCATCGGGCCTCTCGCAAAACGTGTAAAGAAAGCTCACCTTGTGGTTCACTACTCGTTTGTCTGTTCCGGTTCCTGTACATGATTTCCATAAGACCCGCTTCAAACTCTATATTCTAAGACTTAGATTTGCTGGTCTGTCCCGTAAACAAAAGACGTTGACATACTCTCTTTCTGTCGTCCGCTCATTCCGCCCTGTCCCGTGGCTTCAGCTCCGGTAGCAGCCGTAGATTCTCCGCCAGTGCCTTCAGTTTCAATGCCTTCCAtctcgtcctcatcttcacccACAATGGGTGGCAAGACGGGTATATCCAGCGAAAAGCTGCCATTTTTGTCTTTCACAACAATTtcaccatcatccatgaGACCGACAGAGTTGGACGAGTTTGACTCGGGCACATTGGACTGCAATACTTGAGAAGAAAGCCCTGATGTCCGGGTATTCGGTGCAGGGTTCGAGATTGGGCGGCTGCTAAGATGGTTCTGGAAAAGGTTCCGGCGAACAGACGTTGTTCCCATTGTGATGGACAATATGTTCAAGGAGCGAATAGTACTGCGAAGGATGTAACAATTTGTGGGTAAAGATAAGGCGCCCTTAGGTAATTTTTTTCTAGTTGGTCGCCGATGTCATCGTTGGAAGGATATTGTCACGTCCAGACAATATATAAATGTGGTAAAGCGAGGGCAAGGTTTTAGCCTTCTAGAAATGCGGCTTGACGCTGCCTTTATATATCGGTGGTTGAGGTATGCAGAGCACATTTGTAGGAAGGCCAGTATAGATGCAAACGAAGCAAACATGGTGACCAAAAGCGGTAAAATAGCTACGCGTCTGCGGGCTGAACTCGCGTCTTCCACACTGTGAGCTTTGTTCTACTTGTCCTAACCGTACATATAAGTATAACATTTTAGCGAATTGCAACCATGACTCAGGCTGAATCTTCAGCTAGTGCTACTCGCAATGCCCTGAAAGCTAATACTGCTGGGGCTCCCCCAGACTATGAGCTGCCTTGGTACGCTGCATTATGGAAGCACCAGAGCTTCGAAAGTTGACAACCTACTTTAGGGTCGAAAAATACCGCCCAGTATTTCTTGACGACGTTGTCGGCAATACGGAAACGGTAGAGCGTCTAAAGATCATCGCCAAAGATGGAAATATGCCTCATGTGATTATTTCGGGCATGCCTGGTATTGGAAAGACAACTTCAATTCTCTGCCTGGCACGGCAGTTGCTGGGTGACTCTTATAAAGAGGCTGTTTTGGAGTTGAACGCTAGTGATGAGAGAGGTATAGCCGCCCCTAAGTTGGCAATAATAGTGTTTTAACTCGTCGGTTTATGAAGGTATCGACGTGGTGCGGAATCGTATCAAAGGGTTTGCTCAGAAGAAAGTAACGCTGCCTCCTGGTCGTCACAAAATTGTTATACTTGATGAAGCCGATAGGTACGTGTACGCACATGTGTTCTAAACTTGCCACTTACGGGGTTTCTAGTATGACATCCGGCGCTCAGCAGGCGTTGCGGCGGACGATGGAAATCTACTCCTCTACAACACGATTCGCATTTGCGTGCAACCAATCAAACAAGATAATTGAACCGTTACAATCCCGATGTGCTATCCTTCGGTACGCCAGATTAACTGATGCACAGATTGTGAAACGATTGAAGCAGGTTTGCGACGCAGAACAGGTCAAATACACGGAGGATGGACTCGCAGCGCTGGTTTTCAGCGCTGAGGGAGATATGCGCCAGGCTCTCAACAATTTACAAAGTACCTGGTCTGGATTCGGTTTGGTCAGCGGGGATAACGTCTTCCGTGTGGTTGATAGCCCTCATCCAATCAAAGTTCAGGCGATGATCAAAGCGTGCTGGGAGGGAAAAGTGGATTCCGCTCTGGAGACGCTAAATGAGCTATGGTATAAGAGCCTTTCCAGCGGTTACTCGAAAATAGCTAATCCTCC
It contains:
- a CDS encoding decapping nuclease (transcript_id=CADANIAT00007285) codes for the protein MNRETFDIQPIGRFYGSNTAIRRPREIACFSYDDQHKFHLGDSSLRYYYPPQLPADLNRGFDTFQKLDDAADEHIDALLDTIAAMEKETGKRCEADIITWRGMMTKILTAPFDDMNGFEMNATCFQGTMCKQLQRQQRMPPGMASQDLMAYWGYKFETISVLDKTWDEASREEIEGRENLVVNNNAQYCSVVRTGIGRTKLVLGGEVDAIWDSKPERKEDPINWVELKTSAEIRKDWDMVKFERKLLKFWAQSFLLGVPKIVVGFRDQGGILRRLEELETANIPNRVRKSGRGTWDGNICINFAATFLEWLKSVIKEGGTWRLRKAEKSSVIEVYQVEESGTGDILSQAFLSWRSTT
- a CDS encoding protein GET4 (transcript_id=CADANIAT00007286), translated to MTSRIDKTIARQREKIASGAYYEAHQQLRVIAARYIKQNNYDAAAEILAGGATALLRAGSQQGASASGGDLAIMLVTEVYVKAGWEIVGGDDDAEGRARKKRLIELLREFPSEEPTRKRFIQEAIGWSGRFGSVERGDPELHHAVGSVYAEDQEPYEAEKHLVLGTSESAETLAKLEYEWYTSDEPHTAGIYAARAVIPFLLIGNLRSANKAFLIFTSRLSSANPSLGVQDVSSATSDVRVFPALPLLNFLNMLLLAIQRGTADLFKQLTAHYATHIKEAGILDDALPQIGEQYFGINIPRQGNPLLDMMGSMLFGGGQDSGRRSASGRGQSRKVEAPPSNMELD
- a CDS encoding uncharacterized protein (transcript_id=CADANIAT00007287), yielding MGTTSVRRNLFQNHLSSRPISNPAPNTRTSGLSSQVLQSNVPESNSSNSVGLMDDGEIVVKDKNGSFSLDIPVLPPIVGEDEDEMEGIETEGTGGESTAATGAEATGQGGMSGRQKERTGTDKRVVNHKKF
- a CDS encoding replication factor C subunit 4 (transcript_id=CADANIAT00007288), encoding MTQAESSASATRNALKANTAGAPPDYELPWVEKYRPVFLDDVVGNTETVERLKIIAKDGNMPHVIISGMPGIGKTTSILCLARQLLGDSYKEAVLELNASDERGIDVVRNRIKGFAQKKVTLPPGRHKIVILDEADSMTSGAQQALRRTMEIYSSTTRFAFACNQSNKIIEPLQSRCAILRYARLTDAQIVKRLKQVCDAEQVKYTEDGLAALVFSAEGDMRQALNNLQSTWSGFGLVSGDNVFRVVDSPHPIKVQAMIKACWEGKVDSALETLNELWYKSLSSALCSR